A single window of Lutzomyia longipalpis isolate SR_M1_2022 chromosome 1, ASM2433408v1 DNA harbors:
- the LOC129786141 gene encoding arrestin domain-containing protein 17, which yields MPRKLLKFLILFDNTSLLYFPGQFLSGRVLLQLQHETPVLSLHFNVMGEGVVQVRSARQERTYDKENYIDFRMRLLGDSDHEPSILSPGIHSFPFKLGLPLGLPSTFLGRYGWIQYYCKAALREPSGLIHKNHQVFIVMNPIDLNMEPSILSQPFKCDIEHKLGVACVGGGAVKCRVILDRGGYVPGESISVSALVSNGSNVTIKSTKASLTETIEYMARGKVVQVEKRDLVTITRGKIRPGGVDEWQNETLYVPPLPPTNLKGCHIIRIQYDVFFIVEPKSLEKQIKLQLPIVLATYPFRNSSGDISNTWPESILKPETHYPSTLPIFRPWLHEKNENN from the exons ATGCCAAGAAAACTCCTAAAATTCCTCATACTATTCGACAATACGTCTCTTTTGTACTTTCCTGGACAATTCCTATCTGGAAGGGTGTTGCTGCAGCTACAACATGAAACACCCGTACTCAGTTTGCATTTTAATGTGATGGGCGAAGGTGTGGTCCAGGTGCGATCGGCTAGACAGGAAAGAACATACGATAAAGAGAACTACATTGATTTCCGAATGCGTCTTCTTGGTGATTCTGATCATGAACCATCAATTCTGTCGCCGGGAATACATAGTTTCCCTTTCAAGCTGGGTCTTCCACTTGGACTACCATCCACATTCCTCGGGAGATATGGGTGGATTCAGTACTACTGTAAAGCAGCTCTGAGGGAACCATCTGGACTTATTCATAAAAACCATCAAGTGTTTATTGTCATGAATCCCATTGACTTGAATATGGAACCATCCATACTATCA CAACCATTCAAATGCGACATTGAGCACAAGTTGGGAGTAGCTTGTGTCGGTGGCGGAGCCGTCAAATGTCGTGTAATTCTCGATCGTGGTGGATATGTTCCCGGGGAAAGTATCTCTGTATCAGCTCTTGTTTCAAATGGCAGCAATGTGACGATCAAAAGCACAAAAGCATCCCTCACAGAAACCATTGAGTACATGGCTCGTGGCAAGGTGGTGCAAGTGGAGAAGCGAGATCTTGTTACAATAACTAGAGGTAAAATTCGTCCTGGTGGCGTAGATGAATGGCAGAATGAAACTCTGTATGTACCACCGTTACCACCGACTAATCTCAAAGGATGCCATATTATCAGAATACAATACGATGTCTTT ttCATTGTTGAACCTAAATCTCTGGAGAAGCAGATTAAACTTCAACTTCCAATTGTCTTGGCAACATATCCATTCCGCAATAGTTCCGGTGATATCTCAAATACATGGCCagaatcaattttaaagcCCGAAACGCATTATCCCTCAACTTTACCAATTTTTCGACCATGGTTGCacgagaaaaatgaaaataactAA